In Paenibacillus ihbetae, the following are encoded in one genomic region:
- a CDS encoding undecaprenyl-diphosphate phosphatase, with translation MSDVIKAIILGIIEGLTEFLPVSSTGHLILAGSLLSFEGDAAITFKIVIQLGAVMAVLILYWKRYMAIGSNLIRMDFSRSRGLNVIHMVLAMLPALIVYLLLKDTIKSHLFGPTPVLIGLVAGAVLMIIAARSRRTETADTMDRINYKQACGIGLFQCLALWPGFSRSGSTISGGLLLGTSQKAAADFTFLISVPVMFGATLLDLYDSRDLLSSDDVVLMLIGFATSFLVAMIAVVTFIKLIKRLRLEWFALYRFVLAALFYFIIML, from the coding sequence ATGAGTGATGTAATTAAAGCAATCATACTCGGCATTATAGAGGGCTTAACCGAATTTTTGCCGGTATCTTCTACTGGACATTTGATATTAGCAGGCAGCTTGCTAAGCTTTGAGGGAGACGCTGCGATAACTTTTAAAATTGTTATTCAGTTGGGTGCGGTCATGGCCGTTCTCATCCTTTATTGGAAAAGGTATATGGCGATTGGGTCTAATCTGATTCGCATGGATTTTTCCCGAAGCCGAGGATTAAATGTCATACATATGGTTTTGGCTATGTTACCGGCGTTAATCGTATATCTTCTGCTCAAGGACACGATAAAAAGTCATTTGTTCGGCCCAACCCCTGTCTTGATCGGTCTAGTGGCCGGTGCCGTATTGATGATCATCGCAGCCAGGAGCAGGAGAACCGAAACCGCCGATACGATGGATCGGATAAATTATAAACAAGCCTGCGGGATCGGCCTGTTCCAATGCTTGGCACTATGGCCGGGATTCTCGAGATCGGGTTCGACGATATCCGGCGGACTTTTGCTAGGGACCAGCCAAAAAGCCGCTGCAGATTTTACCTTCCTAATCTCCGTGCCGGTTATGTTTGGTGCGACCCTGCTGGATTTATACGATAGTCGGGATTTGCTAAGCTCGGATGATGTCGTATTGATGTTAATTGGCTTTGCGACATCCTTTCTAGTGGCCATGATTGCAGTCGTAACGTTTATCAAGCTGATTAAGCGGCTTCGGTTGGAATGGTTTGCGCTGTACCGGTTTGTTTTGGCGGCACTCTTCTATTTTATCATCATGCTGTGA
- a CDS encoding FAD-dependent oxidoreductase, which yields MQQSEHYDVAVLGGGPAGIAAAIRAARSGARTILIERYGFLGGMSTLALVYPWMTFHTAVGDQVIKGIAQEIVDRLMQLGASPGHLRDTVGFVYSLTPYHPEVYKVLAFDMLQEAGANLLLHSYVTDVDVQDQRITAVTVQNKSGRRRIAAKVFVDATGDGDVAFAAGAAWEQGNQSKKVQPMTMKFRMRGVDLAAVKAYMQRNPEQFYEKSLISELDQLPLTGVMGFYKAWEEAGLPIPRDGVLFFTGPGLDEVLVNVSRVSGLDPTDAEHLTAAEIEGRKQVLLLERFFREHIAGFEKAVVSAVGTQIGIRETRRILGEYVLSGLDVLDGRRFPDVIARSGYPIDIHNPEGAGVTANFIREGGAYDIPYRSIVPRDVDNLLLAGRCISTTHEAQATTRLTPSCMAIGEAAGAAAALAARIDCRAAEVPIDQLQSALLEGGAELGINR from the coding sequence TTGCAACAAAGTGAACATTATGACGTCGCAGTTCTGGGAGGAGGACCGGCCGGCATCGCTGCAGCCATCCGTGCGGCCCGGAGCGGAGCACGAACGATTCTGATCGAGCGTTACGGCTTCCTTGGTGGTATGTCTACATTGGCATTGGTTTATCCATGGATGACGTTCCACACGGCTGTTGGGGATCAGGTCATTAAGGGCATTGCGCAAGAAATTGTGGATCGATTAATGCAGCTTGGAGCATCTCCGGGACATTTGCGGGATACGGTCGGTTTTGTATATTCATTAACTCCCTATCACCCGGAAGTGTATAAAGTGTTGGCCTTTGACATGCTGCAAGAAGCGGGGGCAAACTTGCTGCTGCATTCATATGTTACAGACGTTGATGTACAAGACCAGCGCATTACAGCGGTAACCGTTCAGAATAAAAGCGGTCGCAGGCGGATCGCTGCCAAAGTATTCGTCGACGCGACGGGTGACGGGGATGTTGCCTTCGCAGCCGGCGCGGCTTGGGAGCAGGGGAATCAGAGCAAGAAAGTGCAGCCGATGACCATGAAATTCCGGATGCGCGGCGTTGATCTTGCAGCGGTCAAGGCATACATGCAGCGTAATCCGGAACAATTTTATGAGAAGTCGCTAATCTCCGAACTGGATCAGCTTCCGTTGACGGGAGTGATGGGATTCTACAAAGCGTGGGAAGAGGCGGGACTGCCGATTCCTAGAGATGGCGTGCTGTTCTTTACCGGACCTGGTCTCGATGAGGTGTTAGTTAACGTATCGCGGGTCTCGGGATTAGATCCGACGGATGCGGAACATCTTACCGCTGCAGAGATTGAAGGCAGGAAACAGGTGCTCCTGCTCGAACGGTTTTTCCGGGAGCACATCGCGGGGTTCGAGAAGGCCGTTGTCAGCGCAGTCGGCACGCAGATCGGCATCAGGGAGACAAGACGAATCCTTGGCGAATATGTGCTGAGCGGTTTGGATGTATTGGATGGGAGGCGGTTCCCTGACGTCATTGCAAGAAGCGGATACCCGATCGATATTCACAATCCGGAAGGGGCAGGCGTTACGGCTAACTTCATCCGCGAAGGCGGTGCTTACGACATTCCTTACCGCAGCATCGTTCCACGAGATGTCGATAATCTGCTGCTTGCCGGACGCTGTATCTCAACTACCCATGAAGCGCAAGCAACGACGCGCCTGACGCCGAGCTGCATGGCCATAGGCGAA